One genomic window of Bacillus mycoides includes the following:
- a CDS encoding IS6-like element ISBwe3 family transposase — translation MEKQNLFKWKHYQPELILLTVRWYLRYNLSFRNLVEMMEERGLSISHTTIMRWVHQYGPQLEEKVRHHLKSTNDSWRVDETYIKVKGQWMYLYRAVDSKGNTIDFHLSKSRDKQAAKCFFKKALAFSYVSKPRVITVDKNPAYPVAIQALKEENHMPEGIKLRQVRYLNNIVEQNHRFIKKRVRSMLGFKSFGTATSILAGVEAMHMIKKEQIDLRDQSVQNQKEFIHQLFGLTA, via the coding sequence ATGGAAAAGCAAAACCTATTCAAGTGGAAACATTATCAGCCTGAACTAATCTTATTAACAGTAAGGTGGTACCTACGGTACAATTTGAGTTTCCGTAACTTGGTGGAAATGATGGAGGAAAGAGGATTATCCATTTCTCACACAACGATTATGCGCTGGGTTCATCAATATGGACCTCAATTAGAAGAGAAAGTACGACATCATCTAAAATCAACCAATGATTCATGGAGAGTCGATGAAACCTATATTAAAGTAAAAGGGCAATGGATGTATTTATATCGTGCCGTTGATTCAAAAGGGAATACCATTGATTTTCATCTAAGTAAATCAAGAGATAAACAAGCCGCCAAGTGCTTTTTCAAGAAAGCCCTGGCTTTTTCGTACGTTTCTAAACCTCGCGTGATAACAGTAGATAAGAACCCTGCCTATCCTGTAGCAATTCAAGCGTTGAAAGAAGAAAATCATATGCCTGAAGGCATTAAGCTAAGACAAGTTAGATATCTCAATAATATAGTGGAACAAAATCATCGTTTTATTAAGAAACGTGTGCGTTCTATGTTAGGGTTCAAGTCTTTTGGCACAGCTACATCCATTCTTGCAGGAGTAGAAGCTATGCATATGATTAAAAAAGAACAGATTGATTTACGGGATCAGTCTGTTCAAAATCAGAAAGAATTCATCCATCAATTGTTTGGGCTAACAGCATAA
- a CDS encoding sensor histidine kinase translates to MKLRNQLLLMNILSTSIMLIAIWYSEMKMLLRPEQTQLFIGIVIVAMAFSTMIYWILTRPITESIQNLIALTKQYSDRQFGTMYRIGYGPQEFKELATAFQQMAKNLEEGFIQLEEGEKARTELIANISHDLRTPIASIQLMIESLQDDVIENPEMKAQCLTTIHKEIQRLSGLINDLFDLSKLELGQEDFYPSFTHMDRILLEVLDSHSILLKEKQIHLQLRVSDTLPKLWIMPCKIARVISNLLHNAIRYSPVCGAIELIIEENKQKQHVQFILRDEGKGIAYSDQLRIFERFFRTDPSRSSQSGGSGLGLAIAQSLIEMHKGEIGVQDRSDGKQGSEFWFTLPVTSEKK, encoded by the coding sequence ATGAAATTACGAAATCAATTATTATTGATGAATATATTAAGCACCAGTATTATGCTAATTGCTATTTGGTATAGCGAAATGAAAATGTTACTTAGACCAGAACAAACGCAATTATTTATAGGAATTGTAATCGTAGCAATGGCGTTTTCAACGATGATTTACTGGATATTAACACGCCCTATTACGGAATCGATTCAAAATTTAATTGCATTAACAAAACAATATAGTGATAGACAATTTGGAACGATGTATAGGATTGGGTATGGACCACAAGAGTTTAAAGAATTAGCGACTGCTTTTCAACAAATGGCTAAAAATTTAGAGGAAGGGTTTATTCAGTTAGAAGAAGGAGAGAAAGCGCGTACAGAGCTTATTGCGAATATTTCACATGATTTACGAACACCTATAGCTAGCATACAGTTGATGATAGAATCATTACAAGATGATGTAATTGAGAATCCCGAAATGAAGGCGCAGTGCTTAACGACAATCCATAAAGAAATACAAAGATTAAGTGGACTTATCAATGATTTATTTGATCTTTCTAAGTTGGAACTTGGACAAGAAGATTTTTATCCAAGTTTTACACATATGGATCGTATTCTATTAGAAGTGCTAGATTCGCATTCTATTTTATTAAAAGAAAAACAGATCCATTTACAATTACGCGTTTCTGATACATTGCCTAAACTCTGGATTATGCCTTGTAAGATAGCACGGGTTATCAGTAATTTGTTACATAATGCGATTCGATATTCTCCAGTATGTGGAGCAATCGAGTTAATTATAGAGGAAAATAAGCAGAAGCAGCATGTTCAATTCATTTTACGTGATGAAGGAAAAGGCATTGCTTATAGTGATCAACTGCGCATATTTGAACGCTTTTTTAGAACAGATCCATCAAGAAGTTCACAATCTGGAGGGTCCGGACTTGGATTAGCCATTGCACAATCGTTAATTGAAATGCACAAAGGTGAAATTGGTGTGCAAGATCGTTCAGATGGTAAACAAGGAAGTGAATTTTGGTTTACTCTTCCTGTTACCTCAGAAAAGAAATAA
- a CDS encoding N-acetylmuramoyl-L-alanine amidase family protein translates to MNGKATKRVKKILPVGIGKKVIPATAALGILFSMAPVAENKASAGVGAVVDITITVLGAVANTYEALGINPGNPDPGTHIDVYAENETYQAPSFKSGEFNISMYHTQGDGNFLKPVKVRYPNGRIEIHQLRSGQQLKITEAGAIIDLNPNAANVSEHDLLYITQAQLDEGKTGVVINQGQHAFVEKASGKNPRFLGPLYKKYSGDSFGDWTVIARNSDYLFDQIANKLSDEQKRLITLTSKPVDKDVLNNYVNNDPKARADFYDRLSDILAERTNVLETSMALPFITLNDGKPYQIIPYKKGTNKVIVKTGSKYLSGKEGNGLQYSDLLGDDEVFELVQIGNSNDGKFQFRLNNKNGVSLAGNQYISGFATDWSFKSEIRFDDKSNNEINNWLIEWYPGKENERQKYDEVQAVADEKDSTKWIAKDSSGNVIKNSWINRGDGYSFTDAEGVILTGWQEIKGKTYYFSAPYGYMVAGNGSDSQIENKYYYFNDDGVLQRSTWEGDSYADASGAFVKEGLKEVDGKIYYFQNYNVNKKEVRIENRGVILHFSDKGVLERVSDLNGKVIDSVVNVELDNKILSFKHDGSLYKTGLNKSEQLLEYYSLEDGIFYTGWKMIDGKRYYFTNGRNYTFNAYENIDGKKYYFHEDGSVNRAGFEKIDGKLYHFDNNGVAQTGWQTIDNKYYYFDENGAAKTGWFQVGGGYRPFPLAYGYLWYCAREDGSLYSDGWFKIDGKDYHFDQWGHKM, encoded by the coding sequence ATGAATGGAAAAGCAACAAAAAGGGTAAAAAAGATCCTCCCTGTAGGAATTGGAAAGAAGGTAATCCCTGCAACAGCAGCACTAGGTATTCTTTTTTCTATGGCTCCTGTAGCAGAAAATAAGGCTAGCGCAGGGGTAGGTGCGGTAGTGGATATAACTATTACTGTATTAGGTGCTGTAGCAAACACTTATGAAGCACTTGGAATAAACCCAGGGAATCCAGACCCAGGCACTCACATTGATGTATATGCAGAAAACGAAACTTACCAGGCTCCTAGTTTTAAATCTGGGGAATTTAATATTTCCATGTATCATACACAAGGTGATGGGAATTTTCTTAAACCAGTTAAAGTACGCTATCCAAATGGAAGAATTGAAATTCATCAACTAAGATCTGGGCAACAGCTTAAAATTACTGAAGCAGGTGCAATTATAGATTTAAACCCTAATGCAGCAAATGTCTCAGAACACGATCTTCTTTATATTACACAAGCACAATTAGACGAAGGAAAGACCGGAGTTGTGATAAATCAAGGCCAACATGCATTTGTAGAAAAAGCATCTGGTAAAAACCCAAGATTTCTTGGTCCACTTTACAAAAAATATTCCGGCGACTCCTTTGGCGATTGGACGGTGATTGCTAGAAATTCAGATTACCTATTTGATCAGATAGCAAATAAATTATCAGATGAGCAAAAACGATTGATAACATTGACTTCAAAGCCAGTAGATAAAGATGTCCTTAACAACTATGTTAATAATGATCCTAAAGCTCGTGCAGATTTTTATGATCGATTATCTGATATATTGGCGGAGCGTACTAACGTCCTAGAGACATCTATGGCACTGCCATTCATTACACTAAATGATGGTAAACCTTATCAAATTATCCCTTATAAAAAAGGAACGAATAAAGTAATCGTAAAAACAGGTTCAAAATATCTTTCAGGAAAAGAAGGAAACGGACTTCAATATTCCGATTTGCTTGGCGATGATGAAGTGTTTGAACTTGTTCAGATAGGAAATTCTAACGATGGTAAATTTCAGTTCCGTTTGAATAACAAGAATGGAGTAAGTTTAGCTGGTAATCAGTATATTTCTGGATTCGCTACGGATTGGAGTTTCAAATCTGAAATTCGTTTCGATGATAAAAGTAACAATGAAATTAACAATTGGTTAATAGAGTGGTATCCGGGTAAAGAAAATGAGAGACAGAAGTATGATGAAGTACAGGCTGTAGCTGATGAAAAAGATTCTACTAAATGGATTGCAAAAGATTCCTCTGGAAACGTGATAAAGAACAGTTGGATAAACCGAGGTGATGGGTATTCCTTTACAGATGCTGAAGGAGTCATTTTGACAGGCTGGCAAGAAATTAAGGGGAAGACTTATTATTTCTCAGCGCCTTATGGCTACATGGTTGCTGGAAATGGAAGTGATTCACAGATTGAGAATAAATACTACTACTTTAATGATGATGGTGTTTTACAACGATCAACCTGGGAGGGAGATTCCTATGCCGATGCTTCTGGAGCATTCGTTAAAGAAGGTCTAAAAGAAGTAGATGGTAAAATTTATTACTTCCAAAATTACAATGTAAATAAAAAGGAAGTACGTATAGAAAATCGAGGGGTTATCCTTCACTTTTCCGACAAAGGTGTGCTTGAGAGAGTTTCTGATCTAAATGGAAAAGTTATAGACAGCGTTGTTAATGTTGAGTTGGACAACAAAATATTATCATTTAAGCATGACGGTTCGCTTTATAAAACAGGGCTCAACAAAAGTGAACAACTACTGGAATATTATAGTTTAGAAGATGGAATTTTCTATACCGGTTGGAAAATGATAGACGGTAAAAGATACTATTTCACAAATGGTCGCAATTACACGTTCAATGCTTATGAAAACATTGACGGAAAAAAATATTATTTTCATGAAGATGGATCAGTTAATCGCGCAGGATTTGAAAAAATCGATGGTAAGCTATACCATTTTGACAATAACGGCGTAGCACAAACGGGCTGGCAAACGATCGATAATAAATATTATTACTTCGATGAAAATGGGGCAGCTAAAACAGGATGGTTCCAAGTTGGTGGTGGATATAGACCTTTCCCTCTTGCATACGGATACCTTTGGTATTGTGCTAGAGAAGATGGTTCCCTTTATTCAGACGGTTGGTTTAAAATTGATGGTAAAGATTATCACTTTGACCAGTGGGGACATAAAATGTAA